The Acetomicrobium flavidum genome window below encodes:
- a CDS encoding NAD(P)H-dependent glycerol-3-phosphate dehydrogenase produces MENVSVFGAGSWGTALASLLGQNGHNVTLWCRRADQARAINVTGENPNYLRGHPISSNVTATNKIEEAVRSPLWVIALPTQAIRGFLTDVAQMTSVRPYICNVAKGIEIKSSSTVSGIVRDVMGDVSYSVLSGPSHAEEVIQDLPTAVVVASLNCEVAERWQAMFSRPNFRVYTSSDVMGVEIGGAVKNVIAIAAGIAKAMGLGDNALAALVSRGLAEIMRLGAKMGANPLTLAGLAGVGDLIVTCFSAHSRNLRLGLAIGKGKSMAEAISELGQVAEGAYTVKALKEMGRKVCEELPIVDAVYDMLYNDLAPEEALNTLLLRDLKPELPPAMQWM; encoded by the coding sequence ATGGAAAACGTATCTGTCTTCGGTGCCGGCAGTTGGGGAACGGCTCTGGCAAGCTTGCTCGGCCAAAACGGCCATAACGTGACATTGTGGTGCAGAAGAGCGGATCAGGCGCGGGCCATTAACGTGACGGGCGAAAACCCAAATTATTTGAGGGGACATCCTATATCTTCTAACGTCACAGCTACAAACAAAATAGAGGAAGCCGTGAGGTCTCCCTTATGGGTCATTGCGTTGCCCACTCAAGCCATAAGGGGCTTTTTGACTGATGTGGCACAAATGACTTCTGTTCGACCATATATATGCAACGTCGCCAAAGGCATAGAAATCAAGTCCTCATCCACAGTTAGCGGGATAGTAAGGGATGTCATGGGAGACGTCTCCTACTCCGTGTTGTCCGGTCCAAGCCATGCCGAAGAGGTGATCCAGGACTTGCCCACGGCGGTGGTAGTGGCTTCCTTAAACTGCGAGGTGGCAGAAAGGTGGCAGGCGATGTTTTCCAGGCCGAACTTTAGGGTGTATACGTCAAGCGACGTCATGGGCGTTGAGATAGGCGGTGCAGTGAAAAACGTGATTGCCATAGCAGCCGGCATTGCCAAAGCAATGGGCCTGGGGGATAATGCTTTGGCTGCCCTTGTAAGTCGCGGTTTGGCAGAGATCATGCGACTCGGTGCCAAGATGGGCGCAAATCCGTTGACCCTTGCCGGTCTTGCCGGAGTGGGAGATTTGATCGTGACATGCTTCAGCGCTCATTCGAGGAATTTGCGTCTGGGCCTTGCCATAGGAAAGGGCAAGTCTATGGCAGAAGCCATAAGCGAATTGGGACAGGTAGCAGAGGGCGCCTATACCGTAAAAGCCCTCAAGGAAATGGGCAGGAAGGTGTGCGAAGAACTGCCCATCGTCGACGCGGTTTATGATATGTTATATAACGACCTTGCGCCTGAAGAAGCCTTAAATACCTTGCTTTTAAGAGACCTCAAACCGGAGTTGCCTCCGGCAATGCAATGGATGTAG